A part of Amycolatopsis lurida genomic DNA contains:
- a CDS encoding RNA polymerase sigma factor, giving the protein MPATFDEFVADRLDGLLRYATVLTDDPYLAQDIVQEVLLRAQERWPKIDSPPTYVRRMVTNEYLSWRRRLAVRRVTPSSPEALDLMSPPVSDHAIEYDERDAMLDRLAKLPRKQRAAIVLRYYENYSDEEIGAVLRCATSTVRSQISRALATLRETEPSPSVPTGARK; this is encoded by the coding sequence GTGCCTGCGACCTTCGACGAGTTCGTCGCGGATCGCCTGGACGGGCTCCTGCGCTACGCGACCGTCCTGACCGACGACCCGTACCTGGCGCAGGACATCGTCCAGGAGGTGCTGCTGCGTGCTCAGGAGCGCTGGCCGAAGATCGACTCGCCGCCGACGTACGTCCGCCGGATGGTGACCAACGAGTACCTCTCCTGGCGGAGGCGGCTGGCGGTCCGCCGGGTGACGCCGTCGTCACCGGAAGCACTCGACCTGATGAGCCCGCCGGTCTCCGATCACGCCATCGAGTACGACGAACGCGACGCGATGCTGGACCGGCTCGCGAAGCTCCCGCGCAAACAACGCGCCGCGATCGTGCTCCGCTACTACGAGAACTACTCCGACGAGGAGATCGGCGCGGTACTCCGCTGCGCGACGTCGACCGTGCGCAGCCAGATTTCGCGCGCGCTCGCGACGCTGCGGGAAACCGAGCCGTCCCCGTCCGTGCCCACGGGAGCCCGCAAATGA
- the trpC gene encoding indole-3-glycerol phosphate synthase TrpC, with protein MSVLEDIVAGVRADLAEREAVLPFDELKKRATQVAPPRDVLAALRESGIGVIAEVKRRSPSKGDLAEIPDPAALAKDYADGGARVISVLTEQRRFGGSLADLDAVRAAVDIPVLRKDFIVSPYQVHEARLHGADMVLLIVAALEQNALIALLDRVESLGMTALVEIHNAEEADKALEAGAKVIGVNARNLHTLEVDRDVFSRLAPGLPMDVFKIAESGVRGPGDLMSYAGHGADAVLVGEGLVASGDPKGALVKLVTAGSHPACPRPSR; from the coding sequence GTGAGCGTGCTCGAAGACATCGTCGCCGGCGTCCGTGCCGATCTCGCCGAGCGCGAGGCGGTTCTGCCGTTCGACGAACTGAAGAAGCGTGCGACCCAGGTCGCGCCCCCACGTGACGTGCTCGCGGCCCTGCGCGAGTCCGGTATCGGCGTCATCGCCGAGGTGAAGCGGCGCAGCCCGTCCAAGGGCGATCTGGCCGAGATCCCCGATCCGGCCGCGCTGGCGAAGGACTACGCCGACGGCGGCGCCAGGGTGATCAGCGTGCTGACCGAGCAGCGCCGGTTCGGCGGTTCGCTCGCCGACCTCGACGCGGTCCGCGCGGCGGTCGACATCCCGGTGCTGCGCAAGGACTTCATCGTCAGCCCGTACCAGGTCCACGAGGCGCGGCTGCACGGCGCGGACATGGTCCTGCTGATCGTGGCGGCCCTGGAGCAGAACGCCCTGATCGCGTTGCTGGACCGGGTCGAATCCCTTGGGATGACCGCGCTGGTCGAGATCCACAACGCCGAAGAGGCCGACAAGGCCCTCGAAGCCGGCGCGAAGGTGATCGGCGTCAACGCCCGGAACCTGCACACCCTCGAGGTCGACCGGGACGTCTTCTCGCGGCTGGCCCCCGGCCTGCCGATGGACGTCTTCAAGATCGCCGAGTCCGGCGTGCGCGGCCCCGGCGACCTGATGTCCTACGCGGGCCACGGCGCCGACGCCGTCCTCGTGGGCGAAGGGCTCGTCGCTTCGGGCGACCCCAAGGGCGCGCTGGTCAAGCTCGTCACCGCCGGATCGCACCCGGCCTGCCCGAGGCCTTCTCGATGA
- a CDS encoding NADP-dependent oxidoreductase has product MTDTYRSIAFTEYGDSGVLRVLERELPVPGPGQVRVAVRAAGVNPIDWKIRSGLMAEVYPAKFPAVPGGDISGVIDAVGEGVTDFAAGDEVLGSGIGGYAEYVLAEPAGLIRKPEALSWELAAALPAVVNTAYRALNLLDLQKGETLLIDGAAGGVGTIAVQLAVARGLTVVGTASETNHDYLRSLGAVPVQYGEGLAERVRVVAPQGVDASFDASGRGSLATLVELTGGPKRVITIAAPDAAGHGVRFTSGSPAEQVPGSLAEGAALAAEGKLDLPIARVYPLAEAAAAQDESEGGHVRGKLVLVP; this is encoded by the coding sequence ATGACGGACACCTACCGCTCCATCGCGTTCACCGAGTACGGCGACTCCGGGGTCCTGCGCGTCCTCGAACGCGAGCTTCCCGTGCCGGGTCCCGGCCAGGTCAGGGTCGCCGTCCGGGCCGCGGGTGTGAACCCGATCGACTGGAAGATCCGCTCCGGGCTGATGGCCGAGGTGTATCCCGCGAAGTTCCCCGCCGTCCCCGGTGGGGACATCTCGGGCGTGATCGACGCGGTCGGCGAGGGAGTGACCGATTTCGCGGCCGGTGACGAGGTCCTGGGGTCCGGCATCGGCGGGTACGCGGAGTACGTCCTCGCGGAACCCGCGGGCCTGATCCGCAAGCCCGAGGCGCTCTCCTGGGAGCTGGCCGCGGCGCTGCCGGCGGTCGTCAACACCGCCTACCGCGCTCTCAACCTCCTGGATCTTCAGAAGGGCGAGACGCTGCTCATCGACGGCGCCGCGGGCGGCGTCGGCACCATCGCCGTCCAGCTCGCCGTCGCACGCGGGCTCACGGTCGTGGGCACGGCGAGCGAAACGAACCACGATTACCTGCGCTCACTAGGTGCCGTCCCGGTTCAGTACGGCGAAGGGCTCGCCGAGCGCGTACGTGTCGTCGCGCCTCAGGGCGTCGACGCGTCCTTCGACGCCTCCGGACGCGGCTCGCTCGCCACCCTCGTCGAGCTGACCGGTGGCCCGAAGCGGGTCATCACCATCGCCGCGCCGGACGCGGCCGGCCACGGTGTCCGCTTCACCTCGGGTTCTCCGGCGGAGCAGGTCCCCGGCTCGCTGGCCGAAGGCGCCGCACTCGCCGCCGAAGGCAAGCTCGACCTGCCGATCGCCCGGGTGTACCCGCTCGCCGAAGCGGCCGCGGCACAGGACGAAAGCGAAGGCGGCCACGTCCGGGGCAAGCTCGTCCTGGTCCCGTGA
- a CDS encoding TetR family transcriptional regulator: MAGEDTTARRRGRRPGGQDTRTALIEAARAVFGESGFDGATVRTIATRAGVDAAMVNHWFGSKEGLFAQAILKLPFDPHELLAALQDGPDEEFGQRIVRTFLTRWDGAGGDVFQALVRSVAGHEQAAAVLRGFFQNFFTKVIGGLGSDRVELRTTLCASQLVGMGLVRYVAKFEPMASSEIEPLVTAIAPTVQRYLTGDID; this comes from the coding sequence ATGGCTGGTGAAGACACTACCGCGCGGCGCCGGGGACGGCGGCCCGGCGGGCAGGACACCCGTACCGCGCTGATCGAAGCGGCGCGCGCGGTGTTCGGCGAGAGCGGCTTCGACGGCGCGACCGTCCGCACGATCGCGACCCGCGCCGGGGTCGACGCGGCGATGGTCAATCACTGGTTCGGCAGCAAGGAGGGGCTGTTCGCCCAAGCGATCCTGAAGCTCCCCTTCGATCCGCACGAACTGCTCGCGGCACTTCAGGACGGGCCCGACGAGGAATTCGGCCAACGGATCGTCCGCACCTTCCTCACCCGATGGGACGGCGCGGGCGGTGACGTCTTCCAGGCGCTCGTCCGCAGCGTCGCCGGGCATGAACAGGCCGCGGCCGTACTGCGCGGGTTCTTCCAGAACTTCTTCACGAAGGTCATCGGCGGGCTGGGCTCGGACCGCGTCGAACTGCGGACCACGCTCTGCGCCTCCCAGCTCGTCGGAATGGGACTGGTGCGGTACGTCGCGAAGTTCGAACCCATGGCGTCGAGCGAGATCGAGCCGCTGGTGACCGCGATCGCGCCGACGGTGCAGCGGTATCTGACCGGCGACATCGACTGA
- a CDS encoding Trp biosynthesis-associated membrane protein gives MSDAPAKKAKRPLWIAVVGLLLGAAALWGSSQLVWFAEFRDGGVRGTVLYTEIGSQRAVALIPLALLALAGTAGLIATGGWPRRVLGVVLAVAGLVAVWIGVAGGSLSGFAEGLPVAQMLGARGLAILGGILVTAGGLAAIKGAGRMPRLGAKYSAPGAKKKAAKDPETELWEALSEGEDPTATR, from the coding sequence GTGTCTGATGCCCCGGCGAAGAAGGCCAAGCGTCCACTGTGGATCGCCGTGGTGGGCCTGCTGCTGGGCGCGGCCGCGCTGTGGGGTTCTTCGCAGCTCGTGTGGTTCGCGGAGTTCCGTGACGGCGGCGTGCGAGGCACGGTGCTGTACACGGAAATCGGTTCACAGCGCGCGGTTGCGCTGATTCCCCTGGCGTTGCTGGCGCTCGCCGGCACCGCGGGCCTGATCGCCACCGGCGGCTGGCCACGCCGCGTGCTCGGCGTGGTACTCGCCGTGGCCGGTCTCGTCGCGGTGTGGATCGGCGTGGCGGGCGGCTCGTTGAGCGGGTTCGCCGAGGGACTGCCGGTCGCTCAGATGCTGGGAGCCCGCGGGCTCGCGATCCTCGGGGGAATTCTCGTGACGGCGGGCGGGTTGGCAGCCATCAAGGGCGCGGGCCGGATGCCTCGCCTCGGCGCGAAGTACTCGGCGCCCGGGGCGAAGAAGAAGGCCGCCAAGGATCCGGAGACCGAGCTGTGGGAGGCGCTGTCCGAAGGCGAAGATCCCACCGCGACCCGGTGA
- a CDS encoding anthranilate synthase component I, which produces MVSAANASPSGLGSVSPSRDEFRVLAEGRRVIPVVRRVLADGETPIGVYRKLAADRPGTFLFESAENGASWSRWSFIGVDSPAALTVRDGKAVWTGTPPVGLPTEGDPLTVLRETVAALHTEQLSGMPPLTGGMVGYIGYDAVRWLERLPELAERDLDIPELTMLLATDLAAFDHHEGTVTLIANAVNWDDSPERVDAAYDDAVARLNAMTKQLHVAAPATAAVFDRPAPEFTRRRTKPDFHAAVEKAVEAIKAGEAFQIVPSQRFEIETQADALDVYRVLRTSNPSPYMYLLRLDGFDIVGSSPEALVTVRDGRATTHPIAGTRWRGADPEEDAQLAKDLLADEKERAEHLMLVDLGRNDLGKVCKPGTVRVVDFFDVERYSHVMHIVSTVTGELLDDKTAFDAVAACFPAGTLSGAPKVRAMQLIEELEPTRRALYGGVVGYLDFAGDADTAIAIRTALMKDGTAYVQAGGGVVADSVADYEDNESLNKARTVLSAVAAAQTMIAADELDPAGDSTRV; this is translated from the coding sequence ATGGTCAGCGCCGCAAACGCCAGCCCGTCGGGGCTCGGCTCGGTCAGCCCTTCGCGCGACGAGTTCCGCGTGCTCGCCGAGGGCCGTCGCGTCATCCCCGTTGTCCGCCGCGTGCTCGCCGACGGTGAGACCCCCATCGGGGTCTACCGCAAGCTCGCCGCCGACCGGCCGGGGACGTTCCTCTTCGAATCGGCGGAGAACGGCGCGTCCTGGAGCCGATGGTCGTTCATCGGCGTCGACAGCCCCGCCGCGCTGACCGTGCGTGACGGCAAGGCGGTCTGGACGGGCACCCCGCCGGTCGGCCTGCCGACCGAGGGCGACCCGCTCACCGTGCTGCGTGAGACCGTCGCCGCGCTCCACACCGAGCAGCTGTCCGGGATGCCGCCGCTCACCGGCGGGATGGTCGGCTATATCGGCTACGACGCCGTCCGCTGGCTCGAACGGCTTCCCGAACTCGCCGAGCGCGACCTCGACATCCCCGAGCTCACGATGCTCCTGGCGACCGATCTGGCCGCCTTCGACCACCATGAGGGCACCGTCACGCTGATCGCCAACGCGGTCAACTGGGACGACTCGCCCGAGCGCGTCGACGCCGCGTACGACGACGCGGTCGCGCGGTTGAACGCGATGACCAAGCAGCTGCACGTCGCCGCCCCGGCCACGGCCGCGGTGTTCGACCGCCCCGCGCCCGAATTCACCCGCCGCCGCACGAAGCCGGACTTCCACGCGGCCGTCGAGAAGGCGGTCGAGGCGATCAAGGCGGGCGAAGCGTTCCAGATCGTGCCGTCGCAACGATTCGAGATCGAGACCCAGGCCGACGCGCTGGACGTCTACCGCGTACTGCGCACGTCCAATCCGAGCCCGTACATGTACCTGCTGCGCCTGGACGGCTTCGACATCGTCGGGTCGAGCCCGGAGGCGCTGGTCACCGTCCGGGACGGCCGCGCGACCACGCACCCGATCGCGGGTACCCGCTGGCGCGGCGCCGACCCGGAGGAGGACGCGCAGCTGGCCAAGGACCTGCTGGCGGACGAGAAGGAACGCGCCGAGCACCTGATGCTCGTCGACCTCGGCCGCAACGACCTCGGCAAGGTCTGCAAGCCCGGCACGGTGCGCGTCGTCGACTTCTTCGACGTCGAGCGCTACAGCCACGTCATGCACATCGTCTCCACGGTCACCGGCGAACTCCTCGACGACAAGACGGCCTTCGACGCCGTCGCCGCCTGCTTCCCGGCGGGGACGCTCTCCGGTGCGCCGAAGGTCCGCGCGATGCAGCTGATCGAGGAACTGGAGCCGACCCGCAGGGCCCTCTACGGCGGTGTCGTCGGGTATCTCGACTTCGCCGGGGACGCCGACACCGCGATCGCGATCCGCACCGCGCTGATGAAGGACGGCACCGCGTACGTCCAGGCCGGTGGCGGAGTCGTCGCGGACTCGGTGGCCGACTACGAGGACAACGAGTCGCTCAACAAGGCCCGCACCGTGCTGTCCGCCGTCGCGGCGGCGCAGACGATGATCGCGGCGGACGAACTCGACCCGGCGGGTGACAGCACCCGTGTCTGA
- the hisI gene encoding phosphoribosyl-AMP cyclohydrolase has product MTLDPALSDRLKRNADGLIAAVVVEHSTSDVLMMAWMDDEALERTLTTRRATYYSRSRKELWVKGETSGHVQHVREVRIDCDGDTVLLRVDQTGPACHTGTHTCFDTDERLLLADESENP; this is encoded by the coding sequence ATGACGCTTGACCCCGCCCTCTCGGATCGCTTGAAGCGCAACGCGGACGGGCTGATCGCCGCCGTCGTCGTCGAACACTCCACATCGGACGTCCTGATGATGGCGTGGATGGACGACGAGGCGCTCGAGCGCACCCTCACGACGCGGCGCGCCACCTACTATTCGCGCAGCCGCAAGGAATTGTGGGTCAAGGGCGAGACCTCCGGCCACGTCCAGCACGTGCGCGAGGTGCGGATCGACTGCGACGGCGATACCGTCCTCCTGCGCGTCGACCAGACCGGCCCGGCCTGTCACACCGGCACGCACACCTGTTTCGACACCGACGAACGGCTGTTGCTGGCCGACGAGAGCGAGAACCCGTGA
- a CDS encoding TetR family transcriptional regulator, which translates to MAQAGRRPGQTETREEILDAARRKFAEQGYDGATVRGIAAEAGVNAALLHHFFGTKQRLFAASMNLPVDPGELVPRILEGPEEEIGERLVRAFLGLWQAPDGRAPFLAMIRSATTNEQVATMMRQFLERAVLARVAEARGVPKVRVAGIAAQMIGFALLRYVIGLPPLVNASEEEIVAMLAPVAQYYLTPGAEKVRLPMHHQGGLARHQSETTG; encoded by the coding sequence ATGGCACAGGCGGGGCGGCGGCCGGGGCAGACCGAGACGCGGGAGGAGATCCTCGACGCGGCGAGGCGCAAGTTCGCCGAACAGGGTTACGACGGGGCGACCGTCCGCGGCATCGCGGCCGAAGCCGGGGTCAACGCGGCGCTGCTGCACCATTTCTTCGGTACCAAGCAGCGGCTCTTCGCCGCGTCGATGAACCTGCCGGTGGACCCGGGCGAACTGGTCCCCCGCATCCTCGAAGGTCCCGAAGAAGAGATCGGCGAACGCCTCGTCCGCGCGTTCCTCGGCCTCTGGCAGGCGCCGGACGGCCGCGCGCCGTTCCTGGCGATGATCCGCTCCGCGACCACCAACGAGCAGGTCGCGACCATGATGCGGCAGTTCCTGGAGCGGGCGGTGCTGGCGCGGGTCGCCGAAGCTCGGGGCGTGCCGAAGGTGCGGGTGGCCGGGATCGCCGCGCAGATGATCGGGTTCGCGCTACTGCGTTACGTCATCGGGCTCCCGCCGCTGGTCAACGCCTCGGAGGAGGAGATCGTCGCGATGCTGGCCCCGGTCGCGCAGTACTACCTGACCCCCGGCGCCGAGAAAGTTCGGCTCCCGATGCATCACCAAGGTGGTCTCGCGCGTCATCAGAGCGAGACCACCGGCTGA
- a CDS encoding DUF1304 domain-containing protein — MNVVANVLVGIVALIHLYIVVLEMFLWTTPRARASFGTTEEFAKESSALAANQGLYNGFLAAALIWGLIATDSTAWQFKIFGLACVIVAGLYGTATASKKIFFVQVVPGTLALIAVLIAG, encoded by the coding sequence GTGAATGTCGTCGCCAACGTCCTGGTCGGCATCGTCGCCCTGATCCACCTGTACATCGTCGTGCTCGAGATGTTCCTGTGGACCACTCCGCGGGCCCGCGCCTCCTTCGGCACCACCGAGGAATTCGCGAAGGAAAGCTCCGCACTCGCGGCGAATCAGGGGCTGTACAACGGTTTTCTCGCCGCCGCGTTGATCTGGGGCCTGATCGCGACCGACAGCACCGCTTGGCAGTTCAAGATCTTCGGCCTCGCCTGCGTGATCGTGGCCGGGCTCTACGGGACGGCGACGGCGAGCAAGAAGATCTTCTTCGTGCAGGTGGTCCCGGGCACGCTGGCGCTGATCGCGGTACTGATCGCCGGCTGA
- the hisF gene encoding imidazole glycerol phosphate synthase subunit HisF codes for MSVAVRVIPCLDVDAGRVVKGVNFADLRDAGDPVELARLYDAEGADELTFLDVTASSGDRETTFDVVRRTAEQVFIPLTVGGGVRTNDDVNRLLRTGADKVSINTAAIARPEFLREASRRFGAQCVVLSVDARRVPEGTEPTPSGFEVTTHGGRRGTGIDAVEWAARGEELGVGEILLNSMDADGTKNGFDLELLTQVRAAVRVPVIASGGAGALEHFLPAVEAGADAVLAASVFHFGQLKIGEVKSALRAGGVVVR; via the coding sequence ATGTCAGTCGCAGTCAGGGTCATCCCGTGTCTCGACGTCGACGCGGGCCGTGTGGTGAAGGGCGTCAACTTCGCCGACCTGCGCGACGCCGGCGACCCCGTCGAGCTCGCCCGCCTGTACGACGCCGAGGGCGCGGACGAGCTCACCTTCCTCGATGTCACGGCTTCCTCCGGGGACCGTGAGACCACCTTCGACGTCGTCCGCCGGACCGCCGAGCAGGTGTTCATCCCGCTCACCGTCGGCGGCGGCGTGCGCACGAACGACGACGTCAACCGGTTGCTGCGCACGGGCGCGGACAAGGTGAGCATCAACACCGCCGCCATCGCGCGGCCGGAGTTCCTGCGCGAGGCGTCCCGCCGGTTCGGCGCGCAGTGCGTCGTGCTGTCGGTGGACGCGCGCCGGGTCCCGGAGGGGACCGAGCCGACTCCGTCCGGCTTCGAGGTGACCACGCACGGCGGTCGCCGCGGCACCGGGATCGACGCCGTCGAGTGGGCCGCGCGCGGCGAGGAACTCGGCGTCGGCGAGATCCTGCTCAACTCGATGGACGCCGACGGCACCAAGAACGGTTTCGACCTCGAACTCCTGACCCAGGTGCGGGCGGCGGTCCGGGTCCCGGTGATCGCCAGCGGTGGCGCCGGCGCGCTCGAGCACTTCCTGCCCGCCGTCGAGGCAGGCGCGGACGCCGTGCTCGCGGCCAGCGTGTTCCACTTCGGACAGTTGAAGATCGGCGAGGTCAAGAGCGCGCTGCGCGCCGGGGGAGTCGTGGTCCGGTGA
- the trpB gene encoding tryptophan synthase subunit beta: MTTEYHEEPHGKHDPDDRGYYGPYGGRFMPEALIGVVDEVAAEYDKARNDPEFVNEFRRLLRDYAGRPSLLTEAERFGEHAGGARIFLKREDLNHTGSHKINNVLGQALLTKRMGKKRVIAETGAGQHGVATATACALLDLECIVYMGEVDTERQALNVARMKLLGAEVVPVKTGSRTLKDAINEALRDWVTNADTTHYLFGTAAGPYPFPMMVRNFHKIIGEEARVQILEQAGRLPDAVAACVGGGSNAIGIFHGFIDDPDVRLVGLEPGGEGIEGNRHGATLTKGTPGNLHGAMTYLLQDEDGQTVESHSISAGLDYPGVGPEHSWLKDSGRAEYRPVTDAEAMDAFKLLSRTEGIIPAIESAHALAGALVLGRELGPEGLIIVNLSGRGDKDMDTAAKYFGLVENA; this comes from the coding sequence ATGACCACTGAGTACCACGAAGAACCGCACGGCAAGCACGATCCGGACGACCGGGGCTACTACGGCCCGTACGGCGGCCGGTTCATGCCCGAGGCCCTGATCGGCGTCGTCGACGAGGTCGCGGCCGAGTACGACAAGGCGCGGAACGACCCGGAGTTCGTCAACGAGTTCCGGCGTCTGCTGCGTGACTACGCCGGCCGTCCGTCGCTGCTCACCGAGGCCGAGCGCTTCGGTGAGCACGCCGGCGGCGCCCGGATCTTCCTCAAGCGCGAGGATCTGAACCACACCGGTTCGCACAAGATCAACAACGTGCTGGGCCAGGCGCTGCTCACCAAACGAATGGGCAAGAAGCGGGTCATCGCCGAGACCGGGGCCGGGCAGCACGGCGTGGCCACCGCCACCGCCTGCGCGCTGCTGGACCTGGAATGCATCGTCTACATGGGCGAGGTCGACACCGAGCGGCAGGCGCTGAACGTGGCGCGCATGAAGCTGCTCGGCGCCGAGGTCGTCCCGGTGAAGACCGGTTCGCGCACGCTCAAGGACGCCATCAACGAGGCCCTGCGCGACTGGGTCACCAACGCCGACACCACGCATTACCTGTTCGGCACGGCGGCGGGCCCGTATCCGTTCCCGATGATGGTGCGGAACTTCCACAAGATCATCGGCGAGGAGGCCCGCGTCCAGATCCTGGAGCAGGCCGGACGCCTGCCGGACGCCGTCGCGGCCTGCGTCGGTGGCGGATCCAACGCGATCGGCATCTTCCACGGCTTCATCGACGACCCGGACGTCCGGCTCGTCGGTCTCGAACCGGGCGGAGAGGGCATCGAGGGCAACCGCCACGGCGCCACGCTGACCAAGGGCACCCCGGGCAACCTGCACGGCGCGATGACGTACCTGCTGCAGGACGAGGACGGCCAGACCGTCGAGTCGCACTCGATCTCCGCGGGCCTCGACTACCCGGGCGTCGGCCCGGAGCACTCGTGGCTCAAGGACAGCGGCCGCGCCGAGTACCGGCCGGTGACCGACGCCGAGGCGATGGACGCGTTCAAGCTGCTGTCGCGCACCGAGGGCATCATCCCCGCGATCGAGTCGGCGCACGCGCTGGCCGGTGCGCTGGTGCTCGGCCGCGAACTCGGCCCCGAGGGGCTGATCATCGTGAACCTGTCCGGTCGTGGCGACAAGGACATGGACACGGCCGCGAAGTACTTCGGCCTGGTGGAGAACGCATGA
- the trpA gene encoding tryptophan synthase subunit alpha has protein sequence MSGLSDVFAKTREEGRGALIGYLPAGFPTVDGSKDLLAAVVDGGADLVEVGVPYSDPVMDGPTIQAASVSALSGGFKLKHLFEVVESVSSRGGKAVVMTYWNPVHRYGVDRFARDLAAAGGLGLITPDLIPDEADEWMAASEQHGLDRIFLVAPSSSEERIAKTVEAASGFVYATAVMGVTGARDQVGVHAEDLVARTRAHTDLPIGVGLGVRSGEQAAQVAGFADGVIVGSALVTAAASGLDAVRELSAELAAGVRKTVAPA, from the coding sequence ATGAGCGGGTTGAGTGACGTCTTCGCCAAGACGCGCGAAGAGGGTCGCGGAGCGCTGATCGGCTACCTCCCGGCGGGCTTCCCGACGGTCGACGGGTCCAAGGACCTGCTGGCCGCGGTGGTCGACGGCGGTGCCGACCTGGTCGAGGTGGGCGTGCCCTACTCGGACCCGGTGATGGACGGCCCGACCATCCAGGCGGCTTCGGTGAGCGCGCTCTCCGGTGGCTTCAAGCTCAAGCACCTGTTCGAGGTCGTCGAGTCGGTGTCGTCGCGCGGCGGCAAGGCCGTCGTGATGACGTACTGGAACCCTGTGCACCGCTACGGCGTCGACCGCTTCGCGCGGGACCTGGCCGCCGCGGGCGGGCTCGGCCTGATCACCCCGGACCTGATCCCGGACGAGGCCGACGAGTGGATGGCCGCCTCCGAGCAGCATGGTCTGGACCGGATCTTCCTGGTCGCGCCGTCCTCCTCGGAGGAGCGGATCGCCAAGACCGTCGAGGCCGCTTCCGGCTTCGTGTACGCCACCGCCGTGATGGGCGTGACAGGCGCCCGTGACCAGGTCGGCGTGCACGCCGAGGACCTGGTCGCGCGCACCCGCGCGCATACGGACCTGCCGATCGGTGTCGGTCTCGGCGTCCGTTCCGGCGAGCAGGCGGCGCAGGTCGCCGGTTTCGCGGACGGTGTCATCGTCGGCTCCGCGCTGGTGACCGCCGCCGCGAGCGGCTTGGACGCGGTCCGGGAGCTTTCCGCCGAACTGGCCGCTGGTGTGCGGAAGACAGTCGCCCCCGCTTGA